A single genomic interval of Flavihumibacter rivuli harbors:
- a CDS encoding T9SS-dependent choice-of-anchor J family protein has product MPNWAGEAGMTRFFALAITLLLFFSYSSAQTSKIESVKGLRLGITEPVRDFKPREDQFNEIVRDRKGLLWNRGKRKSPALKPDPKAKFFKNDPLRFASPNTAQSRFSPLGDILAPEIGVNLDGIFAPELTPGDPTLCVGPNHVIQMVNGPSGAYFQVFSKAGVPLNNRTYLDNLVPGSGYSGAGDGICLYDQYADRYVMMEFGTPSGGNDINTLIFFVSRTADPLGQWWVYKFTDASFFPDYPKISVWSDAYYATTRDFSLPDNQFVGISCFAFNKQQMLSGAASVQMQRVRVNDVQKYDGLAPVNAFGPAAVSTGLPGLFVYRNDDARTDGNDVDSVGMLSFSVNFNNPANSRLEQYTSFAVAPFNPVICEDGGYFQACVTTPGNNPKLLASTSFVMDKVIYRRFTSHESILAYHTVNAGGGVAGIRWHELRRSGTGNWGLYQEGTYSPDDTHRFYPSMNMNSRGQIAAVYNVSSSTTWPGIRVSGRNQDDPPGQLTADETTIVNGTGYGTFSSRWGDYNMIAPDPLNDSIFWVTAMYGTPESWKTRIASIKLAPNKDIDAKLEQVLAPFNGQTYCEPSDILTRIIIRNAGNTTLTSLRVNWQLNNGTARNIQWSGSLDYKAADTIDLPIVITNPGNYSLRIYLDNPNGIADQRTSNDTLTNTFTVFSSVNAPLTEGFEGMRFPPENWNIFNPDEGSLTWTRTTLARKSGIASAYMNLFNYNGNDHLDYLLTPQVKFPEADSVIINFAHAYKRYSSSSSFSDTLMLMASTDCGNTFPYLIWKKGGNDLASTTGTTGDINWVPANSDWAVNRIGIPLGFFNGIRDLTFAWVSKNQYGQNVYIDDIGITALSIPQVDATLLSINTPEQRICSRTFSPSITIRNSGKNALTSVDLFIQLDNLPVVTRKITGLSLDYNQQVDYVMDSSFNLAIGGPHQVKVWISSPNAIADGNTGNDTLNRQFFVFDQVEAPLTESFEQAAFPPNNWLSEGNTAYKWSSTNAAASKGSRSAFARNYINNDYGDISELFMPPATIGPADTVFLKFDLSYINPFPENSPGDTLEVLVTGDCGRSYNSIYKKWGATLQTVNNPSIPALQEFIPSSPGEWRTDSVDITSYMAAGNPVQVIFRNINNYGNNLYLDNININSIILPAKLKEQGYLVSPNPTNGLVNIRHYREQENIRSVEVVNMLGQVIWRQQFSGNAPSFITVNLNNQPSGLYNIRVVYTNKVINQRVVKTNN; this is encoded by the coding sequence GTGCCTAACTGGGCCGGTGAGGCAGGAATGACGAGATTTTTTGCACTGGCGATCACACTTCTATTATTCTTTTCCTATTCATCTGCTCAAACAAGCAAAATAGAATCGGTAAAAGGCCTTAGGCTTGGCATTACCGAGCCTGTTCGTGATTTTAAACCAAGGGAAGACCAATTCAACGAAATTGTCCGCGACCGGAAAGGGTTACTCTGGAACAGGGGAAAAAGGAAGAGTCCTGCACTGAAGCCGGACCCAAAGGCGAAGTTCTTCAAAAATGACCCTTTACGGTTTGCTTCCCCCAATACCGCCCAATCCCGCTTTTCACCTCTTGGTGATATTCTCGCCCCGGAAATAGGCGTCAACCTGGATGGTATTTTTGCCCCGGAATTGACCCCCGGTGATCCCACCCTCTGCGTTGGCCCCAATCATGTCATTCAGATGGTCAATGGTCCCTCGGGAGCCTATTTCCAGGTCTTCAGCAAAGCTGGTGTACCACTGAACAACAGGACCTACCTTGACAACCTGGTTCCGGGAAGTGGCTACAGTGGCGCGGGCGATGGTATCTGCCTCTATGATCAATATGCAGACCGCTATGTCATGATGGAGTTCGGCACACCTTCAGGCGGTAATGATATCAATACACTGATCTTTTTTGTTTCCAGGACAGCCGACCCCCTGGGTCAATGGTGGGTTTACAAGTTCACAGATGCCAGCTTTTTCCCGGATTATCCCAAGATCTCGGTTTGGAGCGATGCCTACTATGCAACAACACGTGATTTCAGCCTGCCGGATAACCAGTTTGTCGGCATTTCCTGTTTTGCCTTCAACAAGCAGCAGATGCTTTCAGGGGCAGCTTCCGTCCAGATGCAGCGCGTTAGGGTAAATGATGTGCAGAAGTATGATGGGCTTGCCCCGGTTAATGCCTTCGGCCCGGCCGCTGTCAGCACCGGCCTGCCAGGGTTGTTCGTATACAGGAACGATGATGCCAGGACAGATGGGAATGATGTTGACAGTGTAGGTATGCTGTCATTCTCAGTCAACTTTAATAATCCGGCCAACTCAAGGCTTGAGCAATACACCTCCTTTGCTGTAGCACCTTTCAACCCGGTGATCTGTGAAGATGGGGGTTATTTCCAGGCCTGTGTAACAACACCCGGCAATAACCCAAAACTTTTGGCATCCACCTCCTTCGTGATGGACAAGGTGATCTACAGGAGGTTTACCAGCCATGAATCGATATTGGCTTACCATACTGTTAATGCTGGCGGCGGGGTGGCAGGAATCAGGTGGCACGAATTGAGAAGGAGCGGCACTGGCAATTGGGGTTTATACCAGGAAGGAACCTATTCCCCTGACGACACCCATCGCTTCTACCCTTCCATGAACATGAATAGTCGCGGCCAGATCGCTGCCGTTTATAATGTTTCCTCATCAACAACCTGGCCAGGCATCAGGGTAAGTGGCCGTAACCAGGATGACCCGCCAGGGCAGCTCACAGCCGATGAAACCACGATTGTGAATGGAACAGGCTACGGTACTTTTTCTTCCAGGTGGGGCGACTACAATATGATCGCACCTGATCCCCTGAACGATTCGATCTTCTGGGTGACAGCCATGTATGGCACTCCCGAATCATGGAAAACGAGGATAGCATCCATTAAGCTGGCACCCAACAAGGATATTGATGCCAAACTGGAACAGGTCCTCGCTCCCTTTAACGGCCAAACCTATTGCGAGCCCTCTGATATCCTAACGAGGATCATTATCCGAAATGCAGGCAATACCACCCTTACCTCCTTAAGGGTGAACTGGCAATTGAATAATGGAACAGCAAGGAATATCCAATGGTCCGGGTCTTTGGATTATAAGGCGGCAGATACGATAGACCTGCCGATAGTCATAACCAATCCTGGTAATTATTCACTCAGGATATACCTGGACAACCCCAACGGCATTGCAGACCAACGCACTTCAAATGATACCCTGACCAATACATTTACAGTCTTCAGTTCTGTAAATGCCCCCTTGACAGAAGGGTTTGAAGGCATGAGGTTCCCTCCTGAAAACTGGAATATCTTCAACCCGGATGAAGGCAGCCTTACCTGGACGAGGACTACGCTGGCAAGGAAATCGGGCATTGCTTCTGCCTATATGAACCTTTTCAATTACAATGGTAATGATCACCTGGATTACCTATTGACACCACAGGTAAAATTCCCTGAGGCTGATTCAGTGATCATCAATTTTGCCCATGCTTATAAAAGGTATTCTTCTTCCTCATCCTTCTCGGATACCCTGATGCTAATGGCATCAACAGACTGTGGCAACACCTTCCCTTACCTCATATGGAAGAAAGGAGGAAACGACCTGGCCAGCACAACAGGAACAACGGGTGATATCAACTGGGTTCCCGCCAACTCCGATTGGGCAGTGAACCGGATTGGCATTCCCCTCGGTTTTTTCAATGGCATCAGGGACCTGACCTTTGCCTGGGTGTCGAAAAACCAGTATGGCCAAAATGTTTACATCGACGATATTGGTATAACAGCATTATCCATTCCCCAGGTTGATGCCACATTACTATCTATCAATACCCCGGAACAAAGGATATGTTCAAGGACATTCTCCCCTTCCATTACAATAAGGAACAGTGGAAAAAATGCATTGACCTCGGTTGACCTGTTCATCCAGTTGGATAATTTACCTGTAGTGACCAGAAAGATCACGGGCCTTTCACTTGACTATAACCAACAGGTAGATTACGTTATGGATTCCTCATTCAACCTTGCCATTGGTGGCCCTCACCAGGTCAAGGTTTGGATCAGTTCCCCCAATGCCATAGCTGATGGCAATACGGGCAATGATACCCTAAACAGGCAATTCTTTGTATTCGACCAGGTTGAAGCACCATTAACGGAAAGCTTTGAACAAGCAGCATTCCCTCCCAATAACTGGCTAAGTGAAGGCAACACTGCATATAAATGGTCCTCTACCAATGCCGCAGCTAGTAAAGGTTCAAGGTCTGCCTTCGCAAGGAACTATATCAATAATGATTACGGCGACATCAGTGAACTCTTTATGCCTCCGGCCACCATTGGGCCTGCTGATACGGTATTCCTTAAGTTTGACCTATCCTATATCAACCCATTCCCGGAAAACAGCCCGGGTGATACCCTGGAGGTATTGGTAACCGGCGACTGCGGCAGGTCCTACAACAGTATTTACAAAAAATGGGGGGCTACACTTCAAACCGTCAACAACCCCTCTATTCCTGCTTTACAGGAGTTCATACCGTCATCTCCGGGAGAATGGCGGACAGACTCAGTGGATATAACTTCTTATATGGCAGCAGGTAACCCCGTGCAGGTCATATTCAGGAATATCAACAACTATGGTAACAATCTTTACCTCGACAACATAAACATCAATAGCATAATTTTGCCGGCGAAGTTGAAGGAACAAGGATACCTGGTAAGCCCGAATCCGACCAATGGCCTGGTGAATATCCGTCACTACAGGGAGCAGGAAAATATCAGGTCTGTTGAAGTGGTCAATATGTTAGGGCAGGTTATCTGGCGCCAACAGTTCAGTGGCAATGCCCCAAGCTTCATAACCGTGAACCTAAACAACCAGCCATCCGGATTGTATAATATCAGGGTGGTGTACACCAACAAAGTGATCAACCAAAGAGTCGTAAAGACCAATAACTAA